The candidate division WOR-3 bacterium genome has a segment encoding these proteins:
- a CDS encoding DUF6754 domain-containing protein gives MPIIGTIAIVASSLIAPPESLAVRDNPNDQGRAILISWVYPQTESIIGFRIFRACSLPDKFAALNSELIIGTEYLDSDTMLCDGVPYYYFIRVYSAYDSADSPVIGPVVSSAQWFNTDRFNVLVLAVIINGLFIFYLLRARRNTGMFIRKINGLDAIDEALGRATEMGKPVLFSFGLGYITDMVVIAALPILRRIASKTAQYAVRLIVPNSDPLVMTTAQETVKEAYTEAGRPDLYNQDNISFLTSDQFGYAAGVDGIILREKPGAIFWLGYFYAESLIMAETGHSIGAIQLAGTTETTQLPFFVAACDYTMIGEEIYAASCYLKPEPIMLGTIKGEDFIKFLLIILISLIVLLGTAARLLPNEAPFLNNLFGTIVNWFTPKS, from the coding sequence ATGCCGATCATTGGGACAATCGCGATCGTGGCATCAAGCTTAATTGCGCCTCCAGAATCATTAGCAGTGCGCGACAACCCGAATGATCAAGGAAGGGCAATTTTAATTAGCTGGGTTTATCCCCAAACTGAATCAATAATTGGCTTCCGGATTTTTCGAGCCTGTTCGCTTCCGGATAAATTTGCCGCGTTGAATAGCGAACTCATTATTGGAACTGAATATCTGGACAGTGATACCATGCTCTGTGACGGGGTTCCCTACTATTATTTCATCCGTGTTTACAGTGCCTATGATTCAGCCGATTCGCCGGTGATTGGGCCGGTCGTTTCAAGCGCCCAGTGGTTTAATACGGATAGATTTAATGTTCTAGTTCTTGCGGTAATTATAAACGGTCTTTTCATTTTCTACCTGCTAAGGGCACGGCGCAACACAGGAATGTTTATTCGAAAAATCAACGGCTTGGATGCAATTGATGAAGCACTGGGAAGAGCAACAGAAATGGGAAAACCTGTCTTATTCAGTTTCGGGCTCGGGTACATAACTGACATGGTTGTTATCGCCGCATTGCCCATCTTACGCCGGATTGCAAGCAAAACCGCTCAATATGCGGTGCGTCTTATTGTTCCCAATTCTGATCCACTTGTTATGACTACAGCGCAAGAAACGGTTAAGGAGGCATATACTGAGGCGGGACGACCCGATCTTTATAATCAGGACAATATCAGTTTTCTGACTTCCGATCAGTTTGGCTACGCTGCAGGAGTTGATGGTATTATTTTACGTGAAAAACCAGGGGCTATTTTCTGGCTTGGGTATTTCTATGCCGAATCTCTGATCATGGCGGAAACGGGTCACAGCATCGGAGCAATTCAGCTTGCTGGTACTACTGAAACCACACAACTTCCTTTTTTTGTTGCGGCATGTGATTATACTATGATAGGTGAGGAAATTTACGCCGCATCCTGCTATCTCAAACCCGAACCGATTATGCTAGGTACTATAAAAGGCGAAGATTTTATTAAATTTCTGTTGATTATATTAATCTCATTAATAGTATTATTGGGTACTGCTGCTCGCCTACTGCCGAATGAGGCGCCATTTCTTAACAATTTATTTGGGACAATTGTTAACTGGTTTACACCTAAATCATAA